In Mugil cephalus isolate CIBA_MC_2020 chromosome 11, CIBA_Mcephalus_1.1, whole genome shotgun sequence, the genomic window TTGCTGTAGATTATGTGAGGAAAATAAATTTAGTACAAACCTGTGAGTATgcaacacagtaaaaaaatatatatatacagttaatGTATCACACAGTTTGATCCCGACCTCGTGAGCTTGTCCACCAGATGATGGATGGCTTAAGATGGGGGACCGCCAGCTAAATGTAGAACCGTGGAGACTGGAGGGCTGCGGGGTCCGAGGCCACTCCCTGGCTTGCTCCATCTTTCTCCTTAAACGCCACTGGAACAAGATATCTTCCTCAGGACGCGTGGGGGGCACCGTGACAGCGTGGACTGAGTCTGAACTGACCATCCCTGGATTTGTTAGAAAACACATTGCACAAAACCACAGCAGTAAGCAACTCGGCGTTAAGAAGAGTCCACAGCAAGTTAAAATTATGTTCTATTTCACAGTCTTGTCGTACCAGCTGAAGCTCGTAGTAAACTTGCAATCGCAGGTCGTCGCGCCGGCTCATCTACAGTGACCGGAGAGGAGAAATCTGAGCCTCCCAGGCCCTCGGAGCTGACAGGGTTAGATCCATCACTCACAGTGTATTCGCTGTCAGAACGACGATAAGTTAATTGCAAGCCAAGGGATGAAttcttttatcattattattatataaattgTCGGTGTTTCTACCCTCGCAGCAAAAGTCTGTTGGCTCTTTCTTGAAGATGTAATATCTCTGCGTCATCGAATTCAGACTGGGAAGCGTCAGACAAAATctgagaaacaaagacaaaacaagcagAACAGCATAATAGTTTTCCTCAAGATTTGAATATAGATCATCatgctgaataaatgaataaaatttaattttccgTCCTTATAATATAAAGTTTCTTCTCATAAATTTTTAGAGTGATACATTTAGCTAGGCTGACGTAACCTAGTAACATaccatttgaatttcattatggGACATGCTTTGATTGTCCTGGCAGATGTTCACCGGGGGATAATGAATCCCAAACCAAACAACTCCACACTGAAATTCCCTCactgaagttttattttttattttttttgggaggaGGGGCTCAGGCTGGCTTTCAGGCGAATGTTTGGCACCAGCAGGCTGCCCAACGTGTCAACTGTAGCTGTACGAATGATGGAATCCCGGGCACTTAATAAACACAGAGGTTTCCAAATGGACCGGTGTGGTattgaaatgcaaatatttatatgtacacCAGGTTCGGAATAAAGCGTTTCTCCTGCACCCAAGCTAGCTCTCAGGCATTCAAGGTGATGCTGGCACAAAACTGGGCACATTGTAGAATAATCCTGTATAGTATCATACACAAAAGTAAATCCTTTAACCTTTCCATTTATAAATTTGGAAAATAAAGCACTTGTTGTTCCTGTTCGGTTGGAACACACAGCACGGGGAAAAGGTCAATTCAAGTAAACTCACAAATGCACTCACACTGAGGGATCCTCCACACGGGGAAAGGGATCTCTCACGTTGATGCCGCCGAGCTGGACTGTGGTCACCTTTCAGAGGCAGGATGACAAGGGGTCAGAGAAAGGGGGATGATTTTCAGGGAATTCAGGAGCTGGTTACACTTAAATGTTTATACATTAAAATGCAGTAATAAGTGAAAAAAGACCTTTGTCTGTTGTTTTAGTTGGCGTCGAACTGGCCGGCAAAGATGAGTCTGACGCCCACCAAAACGGCACCCGCTCCTCCTCTCCAACAGCAGAAGACATCTGCTGCCGCTCCTCTCGACTCTGCGGCCGACCGCGGCGAAAACGTTCTATATATCTGGAAAACCAGAAGACACTCAATAAGCTAGCCTGCGTGACCTTTTCTCTTTGaagaacaaatgtttaaatagtGCAAAAGACATACTTCGCCAGCACCGAATCCTGCTGACCTCCTGGAGCTGAGGCGACTGTCACCGGCTGTTTGGGCGCCTCCATGTCAGACAAGCCTTGATTGCTGTCAGGAGAAGCTCCACCGTCGGTGGAGGGCCAGTACTCATCAAAACCAGGGCGTCCATCGGTGGAGGAAAAATGGTGGTCGCGTTCCCTGTCCAGCCGAGCGTGTAAATGTGGACTGGATCGTTGCTTTGAACGTACAGGACTCGGAGTCTGCAAAAACAACGAAAGGAGCAATAGATAGTTTTTGACTTGGGGGAGTGAAAATAAGATGCGTCTTGGAGTTAATCCTGACTTAAATAAGTAccgttttcttctctttctttgagATGGCCTGCTTGCGAGATGGGTGGTAGTGTGCTCTCCTCCCGGTTGATGCAGGCGGGAAGGGATTCTGCCTTGTGAATACAGAcccactaaaagaaaaacaacatacatGACTTACTGTAAATACTATTTAGTCTACTGTAACATGTGCCCATTAAGTCTTACCTGGACTTCATGACAGTTTTAGAATCACAGGCGATTCATCAGTGCACCCAGAAAGGGATGTTTCACTGTAACTGACGTTTTTATCATAAATTACAGCTGGGCTGCCTTGTTCATTTGACTAGATTATACATGTAATGTAACGACCACTTTATCCAACTCCGAGTCTGtactacacaacacaaagctACAATGAATGCAAACGACAGCACAGCACAAACTGTCTTCGTGGTAGTAAGATAAGTTACTACAGCAGAGATTGAAAACCTATTCGTACTACGGTGTAAAACTTTGACCAAAAAGATAACCACATAAATCTTATTTTCAAAAACTACCTCACAGTGTCGATGCGGTACCAGAAGTGACGGTCATGCGGATCGTTATTTACTACACGACGCGCAGCCAATAGGCGTCGAGTAAAATATAACGGACGTACCGTTTAGCCAATCACAGAGAAGCTCCTGTTTACACAAGGGCCAATCAGCTAATAGGAAACAGACAGCGCGCGGAAGAGGAAAGTCTCTAAGATCCGTCCGTTTGTCAAAAACAAGCTAACTTAGCAACGGTAGCCTGGCTAGTAGATATGATATAATAACACGGACACTTTTAAGTATAATTTACGCAACTACACATAAAACACGACCATAAAACTGTTGTTAAACAACGCGATATAATAGGTAAACGTAAACCAGTTATAATTAATGTTTGCTTCTAATGCAGCGGGCGGCTAACTGTTTGTAATCAGCTAACAAGGTAACGTTGTCGTAAGGAACCAATCGACTAGGAGAGTTGTTATCAAGCTACAGGCTCTGAGTGTGTTGTTTGTATATCTACGTCAGTGGTTTTCCACAAGTACCGCAAAGGAGTTATAGAAAGGTGAAGATAATGCACCACGTCAAGATCAAGACTGAAAGGCCAGGTATGTGATTTTTCAAAAATGTGAGAAACACGCAAATTTGTCGACCAAACTTTATGTAAATCAAGGGTCCTACTGATTTGCCAGCCCTGGTCAGATTTCGCTTGCGTGTCTACTTCTGTACTTGCGGTACAGATGCCGGGACGGgccaaaatgcaaaacaaacaaacaaaaaaaaagaacaaaaaaaaaatatatatatatttggtggattgtggttcatatttaaacaaatcaaattttgTCCATGGGTTACCACAATTACCGACTTGAATCGTGTTCATAATAtcccacatttttattttatttttttctgaaccaGAATCTTCCAAATAATAATGGTCTGTCTTGGCACCTGTACCGACAGAACAGAAGTAGACGCGCAAGAAAAGTCTGACGGCGGCCGCGTTGACCGCAGTAATTTGCCATCATACCATTAGTGACTATTAATATTCAGTAGCAAATGATATACACCAGTATCCCAAATAAATACAAGATGGATATGTCTCACACATTCTAAATCTGTCTATAAATTGCAGGTGTTGTTGTCtgcaagttttattttttcatgcaaacacttaaaaataatcTGTTACGATTACAGATTCAGATGGGACAGGTGCTCGCAGCAGATTGGATGCAGTGTTAAAGGGGCTAGTagagaaaagtgaaaatgaaaggttGGTCAGTGTATTTGTGTAAGTGTATGTTTAATAATTGTCATCACTCTGATGTTTAAACCAATATTGTGCTTTAAACAGGGAGCAAAATGAGAGTGATTCTGGAAAAATGACGACAGACTCGTTAAACAAGTATGGACTAGTAATTTgattgttaaatgttttatttttttattgttttttacaaCTAATGATGCACTACAGAAGTGACTGTTACTATCTGTTAGTTCATCTCATACAACGCAAAGTATTGAAAGCATTTTTCATAAGAATGTGTTTAAAACCATCTTTCTAGGGATTTGTCTCCATCATCTGCTGGAAAAAGGCAAGTGTGAATTTTTTATAACCTGATCTGACATTTACTTAAATACATAGAGACAGGGGTTTAGTATGATTTTTTTGCGTGACTGAAACTGTGATCTAGTCCTTTCAGTGTTCTAAAATTTGTTTTGAGCAAAAATAGGTTAATTATAATTAACCTaagatttgtcatttttgtgcaCTTGctcaaagtttatttttttttataaaagttctcaactttgtttgaattttttgcAGGCCTTCAGCCCGGTTTCCACAGCACCGGAGAAAGAAGCGAAAAGAAATGGATGAAGGAATACCAGAGAGCAATCAGCATAAACAAAGTAAATCTAGTGAAAATGCtgagaaataataacaataataagaaaaatttGTCCTTGTACTGAATTGTCAGTTACCACTCGGCCTTCTGCTTCATTGTACAAAGTCTAACCTTTTATTTGTCTTGCCTGTCTCCCTCTACCAGATGCTTACATCATTAAGTTGTTTGATCGCAGTGTGGATCTGGCTCAGTTCAACACCAACACCCCACTGTATCCTATATGCCGTGCTTCATGtaaaaaaatctacttttatGCTGCTGTCTCCCTCAATCCAATGCATATCAAATAAGTTGTTTGATCGTAATGTGTTTGGTGTTGTATTATTGCCTGCATTTGGATGATAAAACAATTGTGAGAGAGTGCCTCAGTTTGATAAAAAGATAAGACTGTAATGTGTTTAGATTATATCCTGCATTGAGAAAATATACACAGCAAGTTAGATAGTTAATCTTGTTGTTAAatagacatacactagtagagttataACTTGGAGAGTTAATCATCATAATTAACTCTCATCGATAAATGTTGGTTTCAACGAGTGAAAGAGGAAGTGTGCTAGAGGTATATCATGCGGTCACTGTGATAGAAAGTGGTAACGAGTTAATGGTACTTGCTgacgttttgtctgagtgagacgagtcatgcactttgttaccatagatataaaacgtgataagatgatgatatttgtggtgcaagtttgaaaataattgtttttgaactgccaaacatgactagctttttattttagtaaagtttattttccaagaattttttctatatatatatatatatatgtatgtatatgagttatattgacaccttttaagtgttatgagggtaacacttgtgtagttaagaaatagtcacTACACTAAAAGTGTTggcagtgttaaatttaactacaagaagagtcaaatttacactaacttagtgtaaaggtaccaacactggaaaaagtgttaaattaacactgaagtgtggacccatatagacactttaaaagtgttaagatcaactcctacagtgttaatttgcgtatgctgattttactgtgtacaaatgataaaagaagagcaataaaataaaaaaatatatatatttcatttatatctCACAAAAACACGGTACTAAAGTCACAAAATGCCCCAAACGCCCTCCCTCTGAGAATAGCAGGAAAAACAGCTGACACCCAGGGACGGCTGGTATAACTGGGCTAACAGGGCGGAAGAAGTTTAGCTATGGCGAGCCTCAATGTCTTTGAAGGAAAAGTTGGGAACAATATTCACATAACTCAAATGGTCCGTTTCTTGGTtggaaagaaaggactggctaacggcaagtgtagccaagacttcacatttgtgttttgcgTGCCTGCTTTTCGGGGCACAAGTCATGTTGGAAAAATGCTGATTCAGCAATGTATGGTCGTATGGTTTGATGGTACAGTCGTCAGTAACACTGGCTAAAACGCAGGAGGTCGCTCTTCAAACCCCGGTCAGAGCcacaacacatctgactgaaagtttcgttttttttccGTAGTGCAGTGTTTGTTGTCATAGATTCAGTAAGTGAGGATTCTCAACTAAGAGGACATAATTtgagcttttttattttgcgtTACTTCTCAGTAGTCGGACATTTCTATTTAGTGTTTGTGCATAAAATCTCTGTGGAGTCTGAAGTTGCTGCAGTGAAGAGttcaagttttaattaaaatgtagctAATTGAGTGTAACATCATTTTGGTTTATcattatattctttttttg contains:
- the proser3 gene encoding proline and serine-rich protein 3 isoform X3, with amino-acid sequence MKSRQNPFPPASTGRRAHYHPSRKQAISKKEKKTTPSPVRSKQRSSPHLHARLDRERDHHFSSTDGRPGFDEYWPSTDGGASPDSNQGLSDMEAPKQPVTVASAPGGQQDSVLAKYIERFRRGRPQSREERQQMSSAVGEEERVPFWWASDSSLPASSTPTKTTDKGDHSPARRHQRERSLSPCGGSLSVSAFILSDASQSEFDDAEILHLQERANRLLLRGEYTVSDGSNPVSSEGLGGSDFSSPVTVDEPARRPAIASLLRASAGMVSSDSVHAVTVPPTRPEEDILFQWRLRRKMEQAREWPRTPQPSSLHGSTFSWRSPILSHPSSGGQAHEQQQRTQPSQSSQGDMHPHAPAPQQEAHSPPLPAYVVPGSSVSQPQAIAHVPAHMHLLCDVLPCPIQSSQAGSQQGVAQRLNEPQATVVDKKGTQVPPASSTNPSSDAPLGENTPSPHSALPGALGQEWPSRQTIPERNKTKKADTKEPEKNEKKTAVRQQRKEKERTCSHQRLPKKVTRCREPLRQEGNQESASESCSGDHEPPPSPIHSALGQVVSEVLFPAVDSPAAQNIPVPRVLPPHAVSTPSHSPVPPCNAQNSVEAISQLLQEAEDSDEKEFEGDPLLQVLRKQRKWVKEQISEVDSMLNEFPEGE
- the proser3 gene encoding proline and serine-rich protein 3 isoform X2, whose translation is MKSSGSVFTRQNPFPPASTGRRAHYHPSRKQAISKKEKKTTPSPVRSKQRSSPHLHARLDRERDHHFSSTDGRPGFDEYWPSTDGGASPDSNQGLSDMEAPKQPVTVASAPGGQQDSVLAKYIERFRRGRPQSREERQQMSSAVGEEERVPFWWASDSSLPASSTPTKTTDKGDHSPARRHQRERSLSPCGGSLSILSDASQSEFDDAEILHLQERANRLLLRGEYTVSDGSNPVSSEGLGGSDFSSPVTVDEPARRPAIASLLRASAGMVSSDSVHAVTVPPTRPEEDILFQWRLRRKMEQAREWPRTPQPSSLHGSTFSWRSPILSHPSSGGQAHEQQQRTQPSQSSQGDMHPHAPAPQQEAHSPPLPAYVVPGSSVSQPQAIAHVPAHMHLLCDVLPCPIQSSQAGSQQGVAQRLNEPQATVVDKKGTQVPPASSTNPSSDAPLGENTPSPHSALPGALGQEWPSRQTIPERNKTKKADTKEPEKNEKKTAVRQQRKEKERTCSHQRLPKKVTRCREPLRQEGNQESASESCSGDHEPPPSPIHSALGQVVSEVLFPAVDSPAAQNIPVPRVLPPHAVSTPSHSPVPPCNAQNSVEAISQLLQEAEDSDEKEFEGDPLLQVLRKQRKWVKEQISEVDSMLNEFPEGE
- the proser3 gene encoding proline and serine-rich protein 3 isoform X1, with translation MKSSGSVFTRQNPFPPASTGRRAHYHPSRKQAISKKEKKTTPSPVRSKQRSSPHLHARLDRERDHHFSSTDGRPGFDEYWPSTDGGASPDSNQGLSDMEAPKQPVTVASAPGGQQDSVLAKYIERFRRGRPQSREERQQMSSAVGEEERVPFWWASDSSLPASSTPTKTTDKGDHSPARRHQRERSLSPCGGSLSVSAFILSDASQSEFDDAEILHLQERANRLLLRGEYTVSDGSNPVSSEGLGGSDFSSPVTVDEPARRPAIASLLRASAGMVSSDSVHAVTVPPTRPEEDILFQWRLRRKMEQAREWPRTPQPSSLHGSTFSWRSPILSHPSSGGQAHEQQQRTQPSQSSQGDMHPHAPAPQQEAHSPPLPAYVVPGSSVSQPQAIAHVPAHMHLLCDVLPCPIQSSQAGSQQGVAQRLNEPQATVVDKKGTQVPPASSTNPSSDAPLGENTPSPHSALPGALGQEWPSRQTIPERNKTKKADTKEPEKNEKKTAVRQQRKEKERTCSHQRLPKKVTRCREPLRQEGNQESASESCSGDHEPPPSPIHSALGQVVSEVLFPAVDSPAAQNIPVPRVLPPHAVSTPSHSPVPPCNAQNSVEAISQLLQEAEDSDEKEFEGDPLLQVLRKQRKWVKEQISEVDSMLNEFPEGE
- the lin37 gene encoding LOW QUALITY PROTEIN: protein lin-37 homolog (The sequence of the model RefSeq protein was modified relative to this genomic sequence to represent the inferred CDS: substituted 1 base at 1 genomic stop codon), with the protein product MHHVKIKTERPDSDGTGARSRLDAVLKGLVEKSENEREQNESDSGKMTTDSLNKDLSPSSAGKRPSARFPQHRRKKRKEMDEGIPESNQHKQNAYIIKLFDRSVDLAQFNTNTPLYPICRASCKKIYFYAAVSLNPMHIKXVVTDMINGKVQNVFRLPPPASCPVTSTGEPVNLRIPQAEKPTDTKLADVTPSGSLLCDHMERWKKIRHKWKECSNKNQLRYSESIKILKEMKELYDR